The stretch of DNA gaaaaaaaaagtattcatTTCATAGGTATACTTTGATAGCTCAGTATTTAAGATATtgctgataaaaaaattaaatttcacAGATAATCGAGTTTGTGCTATTCTCGTCATTTCGTTCTCGTGATTGCAAGTGTGTTGACAAGTGCACTTCTATCGTGTTCAATGGAACGTTTTCGCTAAATGAGCAGTATTCAACATGCATCTCGGGAATATCTCGTTCGAAAACACGATAATACGAATATCATAAAGCTTTTAATTTCGCAATGTTTTGGGACACCTTATAAAAGTGTTGTATGTTGAGTCCACCGCAATCTGAACGGACTAAAGCGATTTGCTAATGGATATCAGAGTATTCGAATGGGTATAGGAGCATCCAAAGAAAGGGTTGAAGGAAAATCCTCGAAAGCCAAACAATGAAAGGAGTTAGAGCCATTTTACATTAGTACTAACATTATTAAAGTTTAAGGTCATTCAATTCTAATTCCGTCGGCTTGATCAATGGGAAAAACTACAATAATGTCCTAATGAATCTTACGTCGGTCACTCACGCACCGGACCAGTGACCACCCAGCAGCTTAAATATGTCGTGTGCAGTTTTACTAGTAGTTGCTTTATTTTAAGATGGTCCTAAAAAATGTGATACGCTTACCAACCTGTGGCACTTCGTAAAATGCaatcaaattgaaaaaaatataataagtaataacaacaaataaaatactGATAGCGAAaaagatgaagaaaaaaacgttATAGCGCATTACGGATTTCtgatttttcaatttttaagTTGTTGAGGTTTTGTTTCATAATTTAATGGCTGCCTTCTAAATGTTCTACCCATCAAGCTATGTAGATATTTTGGAGAAAAAACTTGATCCCAACAAACCTAGTATTTGCATTCTGGACAGAATTGTTAAAACAAAAGTTTTAACACAGAATTGTGAGAAGAAAAGTCAGTGATTAAGTATTCCGGAAACTGTATTCTGTGTCCTCAACAGACTGTCAACATATAAAAGCAGTATTTTcagttgaaaatatttttcgtgcaCTGAACTCGTTTACTTTTGACatccatttctttttctagtttctcgaaaataataatatgattGTATTTTGAGCGCGGGATGTAATTGAATGGACTAGGACGAAAAATGTATGGAAATTTTTTAACTGTTTTCGTTTTCAAGGGTCACCGAATAATCTTCCCCAAGCACTTCTAATCCCTGCACCGCTTTTTGAAGCAAACTTCatttattttgcaaaaattCGCAGAGCGAATATTTGAAATTCCCATTGAGCTTTTTTGGATTGTAAACTTTAGGGCATAGTGAAATAGTGCAATACGAACAATTTCGTTTTTCTTAACAAATCAACCACCCTGCAAAATTACAAAGCCCGTTGATCGGACAGGTGACGAAAGGCTATGAAACCCTATGCAAATAAGATGTTCATCTCAGTTGTGAATTTTAATCTAAAAAAACGCTTAAATCACTGCGAATTTCAATCCACCCTTCAACTAAAACAGCTTTATTCTATTTCACAGTATCAACTGATACAGAGgaagttgtatttttaaaaatggtgttttcaatattctaacaaaaataaaacaacctCGTTCCGCATGCAGATCTACGTACAAatcaaccaaccaaccaaccaaccaaccacccacccacccaaccaaccaaccaaccaccCACCCAGCCACCcatccacccacccacccacccacccactcacccacccacccacccacccaaccaaccaaccaaccaatcaATCACCCacccactcactcactcaatcacccacccacccacccaaaCACACCTCACACAGGTTCCCCTCATAATAACCACAATGTTATTTCCAAACCAGTGGGAGTAGAAAGCAAATACAAATAGTATGTTTCTATAAATTCAAGCCAGTGGGAGTAGAAAGCAAATACAAATAGTATGTTACTATAAATTCAAGCAAGATCAGTATGAATGTCTAGACCTATGTTTAACAATCATTGTATTTAAAGGCCTcgaaacattttctttctgGCTCaggtggggtaaggggtgGTTGAGAAAATATACGCCTCttctggttttttttttttttagaaattttgaaaatattttgaagaaACCTGTTCCCGAAGCCCCAttccctgctacggccctaaaAACAAAGACTGATTTTCTCTTGCGacgtcatatttatttttgaacATTTCATGTGATACATGGTTCCAACGCAATAAAAAGTGTTACTTCCACACTCCGTctttagagaggggtggtgaCGGGGCCAGATGATAAGGACGGGACCTCTGCTTGAGAGGGGTAGTGACGGGGCCAGATGATAAGGACGGGACCTCTGCTTGAGAGGGGTGGTGACGGGGCCAGATGATAAGGACGGGACCTCTGCTTGAGAGGGGTAGTGACGGGGCCAGATGATAAGGACGGGACCTCTGCTTGAGAGGGGTAGTGACGGGGCCAGATGATAAGGACGGGACCTCTGCTTGAGAGGGGTGGTGACGGGGCCAGATGATAAGGACGGGACCTCTGCTTGAGAGGGGTGGTGACGGGGCCAGATGATAAGGACGGGACCTCTGCTTGAGAGGGGTGGTGACGGGGCCAGATGATAAGGACGGGACCTCTGCTTGAGAGCTTTTCTGGCAAATGTCACGGTTCAGTACAGCCCCAGAAGTGCTTTCTTGTGTGTTCTTGGTCCTGGCCACACATTCCTTTTGGACCACGATTGGGCCAGGACAAACATCGCGGCTCAGTACAACTCTAGAAGGAGTGTTTTGAAGGTTGTTGGTTCTGGCGACACGTTCGCCTCTTATTACAAATGGACCATTTGTTGGGTGCAACTGAACACGTGAACAACACAAGAACTGTACGAGAGCCTTTTTAAAGCCGTCCATTCTGAGTGTATAAACCACAGGGTTAACCAGTGAGTTAGCGAACCTTATACAGTAGCAAGCTAGCATCACATATGCTTCTGTGTTtctaaaataattaataaataccGCAGTGgggacgaaaaaaaaaagagaggaaaGTTGCGGTGACAAGGGTCTTGGCCATGTTTCTCTCTCGTTGTTGTGTCTGGGGTAACGCCTGGTGCCCGTGCTGTCTGTTCTGCAGTTTGAACTTGACAAAGATAGCAGCATAGCAAAGACAGATAACGGGAAGTGTACAAGCGATCAAGTATTTCACGAAGATATTAAACACGTCAACAGAAATAAGCAGGGCTACAATAGCAGAGGAGGAACATAACCATTGGAACGCAAAACCAAAATAGTACGGGTACATTCTTGAGACACGATAACGAAAAGGGAACATCGTAGCGAAAAACCGCTCAATGGCAATGAACAAAAGACCAAGTCCTGAACTCACTGTAGCATATACCTGAAAGGCACTACACGCGAATGAGTCTGGTACTTGGTGCGCTAACACTTCGCGCGTGTCGTGTCCGAGTGCTATGAAGACGGCCAGGCAAATCGCCGCTATCCCAACTAGCGCATCGGCCAGCGCTAAGCTCGCGATGAAGTAAGCACTGCGCTTACGGAGAGTTCTGTTCGTAATAAACACAATGAGTGTTAGGACATTTGCCACAGCCGCAAGGGTACCCTCGCCCAAGAACACAGCGATAGCAATGGTGTTAGTGTTGGGCTTCCCACTCGTTGTTCCTGACATCGCGGCTAGTGTTTTTGGCTGAAGCCCCACAGTGCTAGTACTAGTTATAAGCGAAATCTATCGCCGTTACGCCCCCTTAGTAACCCAGGTGGCTTGTTTGCTTGCATGCGTGTCCCGTTAAGTACTGTTTTTCGTAATTATTTCATGTGTGCCCCTTAGGAAGACCCAATAGGAGTAAAGAGGAAGTGAAACTTGATCATTCTCTTTCCTGTTTTTTAAATCTTATAATAACGTTACACGGTGAAATTTTTACCATTGATGTTtctatgtttttctttaagtAACTCAATGGTAAATTTGACTCAAGTCTGAAACGACGATTGGAAAATAAGTATTCATTTCAGAGGTATTCTTTGATAGCTCAGTATTTTAAGAAATTGCTGAtgaaaaaatttaaatttcacAGACAATCGAGTTTGTGCTATTCTCGTCATTTCGTTCTCGTGATTGCAAGTGTGTTGACAAGTGCACTTCTATCGTGTTCAATGGAACGTTTTCGCTAAATGAGTAGTATTCAACACGCATCTCGGGAATATATCGTTCGAAAACACGATAATACGAATATCATAAAGCTTTTAATTTCGCAATGTTTTGGTACACCTTTTAAAAGTTCCGTATGTTGAATCCACCGCAATCTGAACGGACTAAAGCGATTTGCTAATGGTAGCTATCGGAGTATCCAAAGAAAGGGTTGAAGGAAAACCATAGAAAGCCAAACAATGAAAGAAGGCAGAGCCATTTTACATTAGTGCTAACATTATTAAAGTTTAAGGTCATTCAATTATGTTTTCACCGGCTTGATCAATGGGAAAAAACTACAATAATGTTCTAATGAATCTTACCACGGTCACTCAAGCACCTTGGACAAGTGACCATCCCGCAGCTTTAATATGTCGTGTGCAGTTTTAGTAGTAGTAGCTTTATTTTAAGATGGTCCTAAAAAAATTAGATACGCTTTCAAACCTGTAGCACTTCGTAAAATGCAATCAAAttgaaataattataataagtaataacaaaaaataaaatactgaTAGTGgaaaagataaagaaaaaaacgttATTGCGCATTACGGATTTTcgctttttcaatttttaagTTCGCCAGGTTTTGTTTCATAATTTCATGGCTGTCCTCTAAATGTTCTACCCATCAAGCTCATGTAGATATTTTGGAGTAAAAAACTTGATCTCAACAAACCAAGTATTTGCATTGGGGACAGAATTGTGAGAAGAAAAGTCAGTGATTAAGTATTCCGGAAACTGTATTCTGGGTCCTCAACAGACTGTTCTCAACATAAAAAAGCAGCATTTTcagttgaaaatatttttcgtgcaCTGAACTCGTATACCTTGTGCCatccatttctttttctttcgcgTTGAGGATAATTGAATCAACTAGTTTTGCTACACCATATAATGATATCAGGGTCTGGACTAGCGACAAACGGCTTAAAAAGTAACTGACTACCTACAAAACATGATAAAAACTAGTGACTAgggacaaaaaatatttgccgacTACCGACATTTTATCATTTCCGGTATCTTTACTCTTTACTTTCCTCGCCAATATAATTAAATTCGGTCATTTCAGAATCTGCACAATGTTTTTCCTGTTGCATAAAACTTTTCAGTCTATTATTAATCCATAATAAATTTATTACCAATAAGTTGTTTAATTACTAATCAATcttaaataatgtttaatcttgtttatacacgaaatctgGTACAAGAGCGATTACAAGCTTAGATTCACCGACTACCAACAAATTATGGAAATTTTTACTCACTACCGACATGCAGACCCCCAATCCAGACCCTGTGATATCCTTCTCGAACaaataattattgttattatttattgattattttattttgtgggTAATTGAAAAACTCGTTTTGCTACCTCATAATGATATCCTttggtttgaagaaaaaaacctCCCATTTTGAGGTTTGACATGAATTATATTCTATGCAAAAAGTCACCCGTCACATTTTGatgatcataaaaaaatatatatatatttcatacGTTTTAACATTATGCTGGAAAAAAGCTTTGTGTCGTATTTAACCATTAATTCGCCTTAATAATTGAATAACTCGTTTTGCAACCTATAATGATATCCTTTTTGAATCTTTgataaattattattgttgttatgtCATTTCCAAATTAGAATCTGTCCAAACCGCATGTCATTGGAGAGTGGGAAGCAAATACAAGAACCATGTTTCTATAAATTAAAGCAAGATGAGTACGAATGTAAAAACCTATGTCCCACAATCACTGCCGTTGAAGGCCTcgaaatatgttttttttttgggggggggggggggggggggagaaaatATTAGGGACACAGCCGAACCACTACTGATCATATCCATAGAATTGTTTTGAAACATTGAGAGAAAATGTGTCCCAAGAGCCCCACCCCCTACTACGGCCCTGACAATAAAGACTGATTTGATCTTGCGGCGTCTTATTTATTCTGGACATTTCATTTGATACATGGTTCCAAGGCAGTTGAAATGTTACTTCGGCCCTCCGCCTTTAGAGAGAGGTGGTGACGGGGCAAGATGATAAGGAGACCTCTTCTTGAGAGCTTTTCATGCAAATGTCGAGGTTCAGCACAGCTCTAGAAGTGTTTTCTTGTGGTTTCTTTGTCTTGGCCACATATTTTCCTCGGACCACGAATGGACCAAGACAAATATCACGGCTCAGTACAGCTCTAGAAGGAGTGTCTTGTAGGTTGTTGGTTCTGGCGACACGTTCGCCTCTTACCACAAATGGACCATTTGTTGGGTGCAACTTAACACGTAAACAACACAAGAACTTAACGGGAGCCTTTTTAAAGCCGTCCATTCTGAGTGTATAAACCACAGGGTTAACCAGTGAGTTAGCGAACCTTATACATTAGCAACCTAGCACCACATGGGCTTCGGTGTTTCTAAAATCATTAATAAATACTCCAGTCGGGACGTAACCCAAAAGTGAGAGGAAGGTTGCGGTGACCAGGGCATTGGCCATGTTTTTCTCTCGTTGTTGTGTCTGGGGTAACGCCAGGCGCCCCGTACTGTCTGTTCTGCAGTTTGAACTTGACAAAGATAGCTGCGTAGCAAAGACACATAACGGGAAGGGCACAAGCGATCAAGTATCCATCAAAGATATTAAACATGTCAACAGAAATAAGCAGGGCTACAATAGCAGAGGAGGAACATAACCATTGGAACGCGATTCCAAAATAGTACGGGTACATTCCTGCGACAAGATAACGAAATGGGAACATCGTCGCGAAGAACCGCTTAATGGTAATGATTAAAAGACCAAGTCCAGAACTCAGGCTAGCATATACCTGAAAGGCACTACAGACGGTCTGATACTTGGTGACACAGTCTGGTACTTGGTGCGCTGCGCGGCAAACACGGCGATAGCAATGGTGTTAGTGTTGGGCTTTCCAAAATTCTCTCTCTACCCCTCAAGCTCatctaaatatttttaaattataaagTTCACCCAAACAAACCAAGAATATGCGTCGTGGACGAATTGTTAAAAGGAAAGTCAGGGATAAATTATCAAGGAACTGTATTCTGGGTCCTCCACAGACTGTTCTCAACATAAAAAGGCACCATCTCaagttgaaaaatattttcgtGCCCTGTACTCATAACCTTTTTACaaaattcctttttctttatttaccccaaaaataataatgaaataatattttgtaCGTGGTATGTAATTAAATGGATTAATAAGGAAGATGTATGAAATTTTTTTAACCGTTTTTAAGGGTCATCAAATAATCTTCGACTAGCATTTCCGATGCGAGGACCGCTGTTTTTGTACGGAACTCAGTCATTTTAATTGCAAAAATTCGCACAGAgagtattttaattttttatggCCTTTTTTGATTGTGAGCTTTAAGATAAATTACGCGAGCCGTTTTCGGCGAGTGATATTAATCCCAAATTCTACTTGGAACCCatattataacatttttatgaTATAAATGCGCATAATTGAGAGAGCGAGTGCGTCCAAAATCGAAAAAGTACCATCTCCAAAACAAACCACATGTTgttacccctcccaaacacaccccacataggtacccctcccaaacacaccccacagaggtacccctcccaaacacaccccacaaagatacccctcccaaacacaccccacagaggtacccctcccaaacacagcgcacacaggtacccctcacaaacacaccccacccAGGTATCCCAAACaagcacaccccacacaggtacccctcataaaCACACCCTACACAGTTACACCTCAAAAACACTGCCCACACtggtacccctcacaaacacaccccacacagttacccctcacaaacacgccccacacaggtaccccgaATAAACAcgccccacacaggtacccctcataaacacaccccacacaggttcccctcacaaacacacctcacacagttacccctcacaaacacaccccaaaCAGGtttcccctcccaaacactACCCACAAAgttacccctcccaaacacaccccacacaggtttcccctcccaaacacaccccacacaggtacccctcccaaacacaccccacacaggtacccctcccaaacacaccccacacaggtacccctcccaaacacaccccacacaggtacccttcccaaacacaccccacacaggtacccctcataaacacaccccacacaggttcccctcacaaacacacctcacacaggtacccctcacaaacacacccgaCACAGGTTCCCCtcataaacacaccccacacaagtacccctcacaaacacacaccATACAGGTACCCCACACaagcacaccccacacaggtacccctcataaacacaccccacacaggtacccctcactaagacaccccacacaggtacccaaCACaagcacaccccacacaggtacccctcacaaacacaccccacacatgtatcctcaaaaacacaccccacacaggtacccctcccaaacacaccccacacagttaccccttaaaaaacacacacgaCACAgctacccctcccaaacacaccccacacagttacccctcacaaacacgcCCCACACAGCTACCCCGAATAAACACGCCcaacacaggtacccctcataaacacaccccacacaggttcccctcacaaacacacctcacacagttacccctcacaaacacacccaaAACAGGtttcccctcccaaacactacccacacagttacccctcccaaacacaccccacacaggtttcccctcccaaacacaccccacacaggtacccctcccaaacacaccccacacaggtacccctcccaaacacaccccacacaggtacccttcccaaacacaccccacacaggtacccctcataaacacaccccacacaggttcccctcacaaacacaactcacacaggtacccctcacaaacacacccgacacaggtacccctcataaaCACTCCTCACACAGgttcccctcacaaacacaccccacacaggtacccctcataaaCACACCTCACACAGGTTCCcgtcccaaacacaccccacacaggtacccctcataaacacaccccacacaggttcccctcacaaacacacctcacacaggtaccccttaCAAACACACCcgacacaggtacccctcataaaCACTCCTCACACAGGTTctcctcacaaacacaccccacacaggtacccctcataaaCACACCTCACACAGGTTCCATTAACAAACACACCTCACACAgttacccctcccaaacactacccacacagttaccccacacaggtacccttcataaacacaccccacacaggttcccctcacaaacacacctcacacaggtacccctcacaaacacacccgacacaggtacccctcaaaTACACACCCGACACAGGTTTCCCTTAAAAAcgcaccccacacaggtacccctcacaaacacacccaacacaggtaCCCAACACaagcacaccccacacagttaCCCCACACAAGTACACCCCACACAAGTACTCCTCATAAACACGCcacacacaggtacccctaaCAAACATGCCCCACACAGGTATCTCttacaaacacaccccacacaggtatcccaaacaagaacaccccacacaggtacccctcataaacataccccacacaggtatcccttacaaacacaccccacacagtgACACCTTAAAAACACtgcccacacaggtacccctcacaaacacaatGTTATTTCCAAACCAGTGGGAGTGGGAAGCAAATACAAATAGTCTGTTTCTATAAATTCAAGCAATATCAGTATGAATGTCGAAACCTATGTTTAACAATAGAAACCTCTTTTTGGCTAGGGTGGGGTGGCGGGTGGTGGAGAAATATAtacgccccttctggtcattttcttagaAGTTTTATAAATATTAGGAGGAAAGCCGTCCCCAAAGCCCCTTTcattgctacggccctgacaaTAAAGACTAATTTTCTCTTGCGacgtcatatttatttttgaacATTTCATTTGATACATTTTTATACTTCGCCCCTCATCCTTTACAGAGAGGTGGTGACGGGGCAAGATGATAACGACGGGACCTCTGCTTGAGAGCTTTCCTGGCAAATGTCGCGGTTCAGTACAGCTCTAGAAGTGTTTTCTTGTGGGTTCTTGGTCCTGGCCACACATTCCCTTGTGAACACGATTGGGCCAGGACAAACATCGCGGCTCAGTACAACTCTAGAAGGAGTGTCTTGAAGGTTGTCGGTTCTGGCGACACGTTCGCCTCTTACCACAAATGGACCATTTGTTGGGTGCAACTGAACACGTGAACAACACAAGTACTTAACGAGAGCCTTTTTAAAGCCGTCCATTCTGAGTGTATAAACCACAGGGTTAACCAGTGAGTTAGCGAACCTTATACAGTAGCAAGCTAGCACCACATGGGCCTCGGTGTTTCTAAAATCAGTGACAAATATTACAGTCGGGACGCAACACAAAAGTGTAAGGGAAGTTGCGGTGACCAGGGTCTTGGCCATGTTTCTCTCTCGTTGTTGTGTCTGGGGTAATGCCTGGCGCCCGTGCTGTCTGTTCTGCAGTTTGAACTTGACAAAGATAGCAGCATAGCAAAGACAGATAACGGGAAGTGTACAAGCGATCAAGTATTTAACGAAGATATTAAACACGTTAACAGAAATAAGCAGGGCTACAATAGCAGAGGAGGAACATAACAATTGGAACGCAAAACCAAAATGGTATGGGTACATTCTTGAGACACGATAACGAAAAGGGAACATCGTAGCGAAAAACCGCTCAATGGCAATGATCAAAAGACCAAGTCCTGAACTCACTGTAGGATATACCTGAAAGCACTACACTCGAATGAGTCTGGTACTTGGTGCGCTAACACTTCGCGCGTGTCGTGTCCGAGTGCTATGAAGACGGACAGGCAAATCGCCGCTATCCCAACAAGCGCATCGGCCAGCGCTAAGCTCGCGATAAAGTAAGCACTGCGCTTACGGAGAGTTCTGTTCGTAATAAACACAATGAGCGTTAGGACATTTGTCACAGCTGCAAGGGTACCTTCGCCCAAGATCACGGCGATAGCAATGGTGTTAGTGTGGGGCTTTCCAAAATTCTCTCTCTACCTATAAGCTCatctaaatatttttaaattataaagTTCACCCAAACAAACCAAGAATATGCGTCGTGGACGAATTGTTAAAAGGAAAGTCAGGGATAAAGTATCAAGGAACTGTATTCTGGGTCCTCCACAGACTGTTCTCAACATGAAAAGGCACCATCTCaagttgaaaaatattttcgtGCCCTGTACTCGTAATTAAATGGACTAAGGAAGGAAGATGTATGAAAATTTTTTAACCGTTTTTAAGGGTCATCGAATAATCTTCGACTAGCACTTCCGATGCGAGGACCGCTGTTTTTGTACGGAACTCAGTCATTTTAATTGCAAAAATTCGCACAAAGAGTATTTTAGTTTGTTATGGCCTTTTTTGATCGTGAGCTTTAAGATAAATTACGCGAGCCGTTTTCGGCGAGTGATATTAATCCCAAATTCTACTTGGAACCCATATTATAACATTTTTCTGATATAAATGCGCATAATTGAGAGAGCGAGTTCGTCCAAAATCGCAAAAGTACCAGCTCCAAAACAACCTCCATGTTGTTACCCCTCCCAAaaacaccccacacaggtacccctcccaaacacaccccacagaggtacccctcccaaacacaccccacacacatacccctcccaaacacaccccacagaggtacccctcccaaacacaccgcacacaggtacccctcacaaacacaccgcacacaggtacccctcacaaacacacccgacacaggtacccctcgcaaacacaccccacacaggtacccctcccaaacacaccccacagagGTACCCCTccaaaacacaccccacacaggtttcGCCtccccaaacacaccccacacaggtacccctccctaacacaccccacacaggtttcCCCTCCTAAACACACCCCatacaggtacccctcccaaaaacACCCCAcagaggtacccctcccaatcACACCCAACACAGgcacccctcacaaacacaccccacagagGTACCCCTccaaaacacaccccacacaggtacctcTCCCAAACACgccccacacaggtacacctcccaaacacaccccacacaggtacacctcataaacacaccccacacaggtacccctcacaaacacaccccatacaGGTACCCCACACaagcacaccccacacagaaacccctcataaacacacccaacacaggtacccctcacaaacacaccccacacaggtaccccacaCAAGCACACCCCACACATGTATCCTCAAAAACACACCCCAGACAGGTGCCACTCTCAAACACACCTCACACAGTTACccctcaaaaacacacacgACACAgctacccctcccaaacacaccccacacagttaCCGCTCACAAACACGCCCCACACAGCTACCTCAAATAAACACgccccacacaggtacacctcataaacacaccccacacaggttcccctcccaaacacacctcaCACATTTACCCCttacaaacacaccccacacgggtttcccctcccaaacactACCCACACCGTTACCCCTctcaaacacaccccacacaggtttcctctcccaaacacaccccacacaggtacccctcctaaacacaccccacacaggtacccctcccaaacacaccccacacaggtacccctcacaaacacaccccacacagg from Nematostella vectensis chromosome 8, jaNemVect1.1, whole genome shotgun sequence encodes:
- the LOC125570233 gene encoding uncharacterized protein LOC125570233, with the protein product MFPFRYRVSRMYPYHFGFAFQLLCSSSAIVALLISVNVFNIFVKYLIACTLPVICLCYAAIFVKFKLQNRQHGRQALPQTQQRERNMAKTLVTATSLTLLCCVPTVIFVTDFRNTEAHVVLACYCIRFANSLVNPVVYTLRMDGFKKALVKYLCCSRVQLHPTNGPFVVRGERVARTDNLQDTPSRVVLSRDVCPGPIVFTRECVARTKNPQENTSRAVLNRDICQESSQAEVPSLSSCPVTTSL